The following proteins come from a genomic window of bacterium:
- a CDS encoding VCBS repeat-containing protein encodes MWAIRGLTAAYYGNSADQAVPGDYDGDGTTDIAVFRSDSGQWFVRGLTRLHYGMSGDIPVPSDYTGTGISEIAVFRSSSGGWYVRDLTQFSYGRSGDWPAPADYDGGGASMFAVYRPSDGRWAVYGCTRFYFGDPTDWPVPMDYAGDGTCTAAIFRPCRGMWAVRGITRHYLGTCTDWPRPADYDGDGRDDPAIFRDSSSLWIVEGLSRLYFGTTGDIPVTR; translated from the coding sequence TTGTGGGCGATCCGGGGCCTGACGGCGGCGTACTACGGGAACTCCGCCGACCAGGCCGTTCCCGGCGATTACGACGGCGACGGGACAACCGACATCGCCGTCTTCCGTTCCGATTCCGGGCAATGGTTCGTCCGCGGCCTCACCCGGCTGCATTACGGGATGAGCGGCGATATCCCGGTTCCGAGCGATTACACCGGGACCGGCATCTCGGAGATCGCCGTCTTCCGGAGTTCCAGCGGCGGCTGGTACGTCCGCGACCTCACCCAGTTCTCCTACGGCCGGAGCGGAGACTGGCCGGCGCCCGCCGATTACGACGGCGGCGGGGCGAGCATGTTCGCGGTTTACCGGCCGAGCGACGGGCGCTGGGCGGTGTATGGGTGCACCCGTTTCTACTTCGGCGACCCGACCGACTGGCCGGTCCCGATGGACTACGCGGGGGACGGGACCTGCACCGCGGCCATATTCCGGCCGTGCCGGGGGATGTGGGCGGTGCGGGGGATCACGCGGCACTACCTCGGAACCTGCACCGACTGGCCCCGGCCGGCAGATTACGACGGCGACGGCCGCGACGACCCGGCGATCTTCCGCGACTCCTCCAGCCTCTGGATCGTGGAAGGGCTCTCCCGGCTGTACTTCGGGACGACCGGAGATATCCCGGTCACGAGATAG